The Abditibacteriota bacterium DNA segment TGCTCCGATCTGGGGGGTATAGCGGGCCAGAATTCGGGCCGTATTTCCGGATGCTCGGTGTTTGATCTGGACATCCGGGGCGGGCGCGCCGACGAGGCGGGCGTCATAGCAGGTTATTCCTTAGGCGCCGTCGAGCGCTGCCGCGTAGACGGCTGCATGCTGGCAGATGCGGATTATATGGGCGGTATAACGGGCTATCTGAGCGGCCGCGTCCGGAACTGCTGGGTGACGCAGCTGTATATGACGACCGAGGAAGACACCTGTCACATGGGCGGAATAACGGCAGACTCCGTTGGCTCGAATATTGCTCAGTGCAGCGTGTATAACATAGGGATAAACGTGCCTCCCGGCACCGTCTGCGGCGGACTGGTGGGCTACGCCTGCGACACAGCCCTGGACGACGATTACTTTTTCGTGTATGGCATAGACGAAGACCTGCAAGGTCAGCTGGCAGGATACGGGTCGGCCATCAACGGAAGCGGCTGCTATATCACCGGCAGCAAGCCGGCCATAGGGTATGGGAACGACTGCCATCTCGAATGGGAAAACCTGCCCGAAGACAGCTTCACCGACGGGACCCTGCTGGGGCTTTTGCAGGGCGGATCGTGGTATGAGGGGCCGGGCGGCTTCCCTGTGCCTTTTGACAACAACGTACACGTCACCGGGGTCGTTCTGGACCTCCATTCCGTGACTCTGCAGACGGGGCAGACCAAACGGCTCTACGCCACCGTGTTTCCCTCGGACGCCTCCAACCAGGAGCTGGTGTGGTCCTCCTACGACAAGACCGTGGCCAAGGTGAGCTCCACCGGCAAGATAACCGCCATCGGTCCCGGCTCCACCACCATCAGAGTGAAGACCAAGGACGGAGGCTTTATAGACAAGTGCAAGGTCAAGGTGACCGACCCCGTGATCCCCGTTACGGGAGTGACCCTGAATAAGTCCACCGCCAAAGTGGAGAAGGGGAGCACCATCACCCTGAAGGCTACCATAGCGCCGGAGGACGCCACTGACCGGACCGTCACCTGGCAGAGCTATGACACGTCTATAGCCACCGTGGACGCAAACGGCAAGGTAAAGGGCATAGCTGCCGGCGCCACCACTATCAGAGTGAAGACCAAGGACGGGGGCTTCACCGCCAAGTGCAAGGTGACCGTCACCGTGCCCACGGTGCCGGTGACCGGAGTGGTCCTCAATAAGACCGTGGCCTCCGTGGCCAAGGGCAAGACCTTTACACTGAAGGCCGTGGTAGCGCCCAAGGACGCCACCGACCGGAGAGTGACCTGGTCAAGCTATGACACGAGTATAGCTACCGTGGACTCCGACGGCAAGGTGAAGGGCATAGCCCCCGGCACCACCACCATCAGAGTGAAGACCAAGGACGGCGGCTTTACCGCCAAGTGCAAGGTGACGGTGGTCATCCCGGTGACCGGCATCTCCCTGGACGTGACCAGCGTGACCCTGAAGGCGGGCAAGACCA contains these protein-coding regions:
- a CDS encoding Ig-like domain-containing protein — protein: MKRIYFVLAALAVCLAVSGLWADTISINTVEDLTALNDSECVIRESDTVEFAAGKTFDLSGIKWKGIGRNLGVINGNGATVVLSGFRPCLFSATYLYYFGFVSENYGEINDLNVRVPDNISVAEQDSTTVGGLVCASNLHTGVVKNCQVKGGGNRIKAWCSDLGGIAGQNSGRISGCSVFDLDIRGGRADEAGVIAGYSLGAVERCRVDGCMLADADYMGGITGYLSGRVRNCWVTQLYMTTEEDTCHMGGITADSVGSNIAQCSVYNIGINVPPGTVCGGLVGYACDTALDDDYFFVYGIDEDLQGQLAGYGSAINGSGCYITGSKPAIGYGNDCHLEWENLPEDSFTDGTLLGLLQGGSWYEGPGGFPVPFDNNVHVTGVVLDLHSVTLQTGQTKRLYATVFPSDASNQELVWSSYDKTVAKVSSTGKITAIGPGSTTIRVKTKDGGFIDKCKVKVTDPVIPVTGVTLNKSTAKVEKGSTITLKATIAPEDATDRTVTWQSYDTSIATVDANGKVKGIAAGATTIRVKTKDGGFTAKCKVTVTVPTVPVTGVVLNKTVASVAKGKTFTLKAVVAPKDATDRRVTWSSYDTSIATVDSDGKVKGIAPGTTTIRVKTKDGGFTAKCKVTVVIPVTGISLDVTSVTLKAGKTKTLTATVKPSDATVTKVVWTSSNPTVAKVSSSGKITAVKKGKATITATTADGGFTATCAVTVKE